In the Chroococcidiopsis sp. SAG 2025 genome, one interval contains:
- a CDS encoding metalloregulator ArsR/SmtB family transcription factor — protein MKTEPQNQNIRTRRAIVKLLKQEGAMDAAALASHFKISAMAVRQHLYALQKEQLVTYQEEQRAMGRPAKLWQLTPAADRFFPHGYAELTLSLINSVTEAFGSEGLERLLEIRTRQQIEAYREQIHTTSSIQQRLEILATIRTDEGYMADVESLSDGSFLLIENHCPICAAATACTGLCSQELEVFQSTLGEDVAIARTEHLIAGGRRCVYRIKQM, from the coding sequence ATGAAAACCGAGCCACAGAATCAAAACATTCGGACAAGACGAGCGATCGTCAAATTGCTGAAACAAGAAGGGGCGATGGATGCTGCTGCGCTTGCTTCTCACTTTAAAATTTCTGCAATGGCAGTGCGACAACATCTATATGCACTGCAAAAAGAGCAACTCGTGACGTATCAGGAAGAACAACGGGCGATGGGTCGTCCGGCGAAGTTGTGGCAACTCACCCCTGCTGCCGATCGCTTTTTCCCTCATGGATATGCCGAGTTAACGTTGAGTCTAATCAATTCAGTCACAGAAGCTTTTGGATCGGAAGGATTAGAACGGCTGCTGGAAATTAGAACTCGCCAACAAATTGAAGCATATCGAGAGCAGATTCATACCACTAGCAGTATTCAGCAGCGGCTAGAAATACTAGCAACTATACGTACCGACGAAGGGTACATGGCAGACGTTGAATCTCTCTCAGACGGCTCATTTCTATTAATTGAAAACCACTGCCCGATCTGCGCCGCCGCCACAGCTTGCACGGGACTTTGCAGCCAAGAACTAGAAGTCTTTCAATCGACTCTAGGTGAAGACGTGGCGATCGCTCGTACCGAACATTTGATTGCAGGCGGACGGCGTTGTGTATATCGAATCAAACAAATGTAG
- a CDS encoding response regulator codes for MRKILVIDNDEYSLLLISDFLALNNFQVLTADNSRSGLQLAREQQPNLIICELELPEQNGYEILRQLRDEPITASIPIWFLSFEADMATRRRALQQGADGYFHKPVNLNELLSAINNLFGG; via the coding sequence GTGAGGAAAATTCTAGTAATTGATAATGATGAATATTCTCTACTATTAATTTCTGACTTTCTCGCCTTGAATAACTTTCAGGTTTTGACCGCAGATAATAGTCGCTCGGGCTTACAATTAGCCAGAGAACAACAGCCAAACTTAATTATTTGCGAACTGGAGCTGCCAGAACAAAATGGATACGAAATTTTAAGACAGTTGCGTGATGAACCGATTACAGCTAGTATACCTATCTGGTTTCTTTCATTTGAAGCAGATATGGCAACTCGTCGCCGTGCTTTACAACAAGGGGCTGACGGTTACTTTCATAAACCAGTAAACTTAAACGAATTGCTCTCAGCAATTAACAATCTCTTTGGTGGGTAA
- a CDS encoding metalloregulator ArsR/SmtB family transcription factor, translating into MENKDTAQYADIFAALGSEPRLEIMRSLFAAYPEGRTVGEIQAVLNIPNSTLSHHLEKLRHEGLVNAKRDKQFLWYSANAATMEDLLSFLYNGCNIRQRTSIADETYSAAELIQNESTYGGFMFEGFLRSLEGFFGSIFDRVALPIGFERFTQQAIQAIILAQYEAKRLKHHYIGTEQLLLGVVAEESGLPARVLTAMGVNFENTRIEVEKKIGRGTGSPRAEVPFTPRAKQCLEFSLKQAREFNHRHIGTEHLLLGILREGQGMGVIVLRNLGVDLENLEQRLRTEMGNEPRLGE; encoded by the coding sequence ATGGAAAATAAAGATACAGCGCAGTATGCAGATATTTTTGCGGCGCTGGGATCGGAACCTCGGCTGGAGATTATGCGATCGCTGTTTGCTGCATATCCAGAAGGAAGGACAGTAGGGGAGATTCAAGCGGTGCTGAATATTCCCAATTCCACCCTTTCACACCATTTGGAAAAGTTACGCCATGAGGGTTTAGTGAATGCCAAGAGAGATAAACAATTTCTTTGGTATTCCGCCAATGCTGCAACGATGGAAGATTTATTGTCTTTCTTGTACAACGGTTGCAATATTCGCCAACGTACCTCAATAGCAGATGAAACTTACTCAGCGGCGGAATTAATTCAAAATGAATCTACTTATGGAGGATTTATGTTTGAAGGATTTTTGCGATCGCTAGAAGGTTTTTTTGGCAGTATTTTCGATCGAGTTGCCTTACCTATAGGATTTGAAAGATTTACTCAACAGGCAATTCAAGCAATTATTCTAGCTCAATATGAAGCTAAGCGCTTGAAACATCATTACATCGGTACAGAACAGTTATTACTAGGCGTAGTTGCTGAAGAAAGTGGACTTCCCGCACGAGTTCTGACTGCAATGGGAGTTAATTTTGAGAATACTAGAATTGAAGTAGAAAAAAAAATTGGCAGAGGTACAGGTTCGCCGAGAGCGGAAGTTCCCTTTACTCCAAGGGCAAAGCAATGCTTAGAATTTTCTTTAAAACAGGCACGAGAATTCAACCATCGACACATTGGCACGGAACATTTATTGTTAGGAATTCTCCGCGAAGGGCAAGGCATGGGAGTAATAGTATTGAGAAATTTAGGCGTAGACTTGGAAAACTTAGAACAGAGATTGAGAACGGAAATGGGTAATGAGCCAAGGCTTGGCGAATAG
- the argH gene encoding argininosuccinate lyase: MNTHLPKSPAKSQTWSQRFETALHPAIARFNASIGFDIELIEYDLTGSIAHAQMLAHTGIITPEEAQQLVSGLEQIRQEYRHGQFTPGIEAEDVHFAVERRLTEIVGDAGKKLHTARSRNDQVGTDIRLYLRHQIQEIQAQIGQMQTVLLDLAEQNIETLIPGYTHLQRAQPLSLAHHLLAYFEMLQRDKERLADVRKRVNISPLGSGALAGTTFPIDRHYTAKLLEFDGVYANSLDGVSDRDFAIEFLAAASIIMVHLSRLSEEVILWASEEFSFVKLKDSCATGSSIMPQKKNPDVPELVRGKTGRVCGHLQALLVLIKGLPLAYNKDLQEDKEALFDAVRTVSACVEAMTILFAEGLEFRTPRLAQAVAEDFSNATDVADYLATKGVPFREAYNLVGKVVKTCIAAGKLLKDLTLAEWQELHPAFDTDIYQAIAPHQVVAARNSYGGTGFEQVRKALATAREKMRES; this comes from the coding sequence TTGAACACGCACCTCCCGAAATCACCAGCGAAATCCCAAACTTGGAGCCAGCGATTTGAAACGGCTTTGCATCCCGCGATCGCCCGTTTTAACGCTAGTATTGGCTTCGATATCGAACTGATCGAATACGATCTGACAGGTTCGATCGCCCACGCTCAAATGCTGGCGCATACAGGTATTATTACCCCAGAGGAAGCACAACAACTGGTATCGGGTTTAGAACAAATTCGCCAAGAATATCGCCACGGGCAATTTACGCCAGGAATTGAAGCGGAGGACGTGCATTTTGCGGTAGAACGACGCTTGACAGAAATTGTGGGCGATGCGGGGAAAAAGCTACACACAGCGCGATCGCGGAACGATCAAGTCGGTACGGATATTCGCCTTTACCTGCGTCACCAGATTCAAGAAATTCAAGCTCAAATTGGGCAAATGCAAACGGTTTTGCTCGATTTAGCCGAACAGAATATTGAAACGCTGATTCCTGGCTACACGCACTTACAACGCGCTCAACCCCTGAGTTTAGCCCATCATTTGCTAGCATATTTTGAGATGCTGCAACGGGATAAAGAAAGACTTGCCGATGTCCGTAAGCGGGTGAATATTTCTCCTTTGGGTAGCGGTGCGTTAGCTGGAACTACCTTTCCCATCGATCGCCATTACACGGCTAAATTATTAGAATTTGATGGAGTTTATGCTAACAGCTTAGATGGAGTAAGCGATCGCGATTTTGCCATAGAGTTCTTAGCAGCGGCAAGCATCATTATGGTGCATTTGTCGCGACTATCTGAAGAAGTGATTTTATGGGCATCGGAAGAATTTAGTTTTGTCAAACTCAAAGATAGCTGCGCGACTGGTTCTAGTATCATGCCGCAAAAGAAAAACCCTGACGTGCCGGAGTTGGTGCGGGGTAAAACTGGGAGAGTTTGCGGACATTTACAGGCATTATTGGTACTGATAAAAGGCTTGCCTTTAGCTTACAATAAGGATTTACAAGAAGATAAAGAAGCGTTATTTGATGCCGTTCGTACCGTTAGTGCTTGTGTCGAAGCAATGACAATTTTGTTTGCTGAAGGATTGGAGTTTCGGACTCCACGCCTCGCCCAAGCAGTAGCAGAAGACTTTTCTAATGCTACAGATGTCGCCGATTATTTAGCTACTAAAGGCGTACCATTTCGGGAAGCTTATAACTTGGTAGGTAAGGTCGTAAAAACCTGTATCGCCGCGGGCAAACTTTTGAAGGATTTAACTTTAGCAGAATGGCAAGAATTACATCCAGCATTTGATACTGATATATACCAGGCGATCGCTCCTCATCAAGTCGTTGCTGCCCGTAATAGTTATGGTGGTACGGGATTCGAGCAAGTACGAAAAGCTTTGGCAACAGCCCGAGAGAAAATGCGGGAGTCGTAG
- a CDS encoding 4-hydroxy-3-methylbut-2-enyl diphosphate reductase, protein MDTKAFKRSLQHSENYHRKGFGHEAEVSGMLQSEYQSNLVQQIRDNGYTLQQGDVTIRLAEAFGFCWGVERAVAMAYETRQHFPTQRIWITNEIIHNPSVNQRLQEMQVGFIPVVAGVKDFSVVESGDVAILPAFGASVQEMQLLQEKNCKIVDTTCPWVAKVWNTVEKHKKSEYTSIIHGKYNHEETIATSSFANKYLVVLNMAQAEYVCNYILNGGNRDEFMAKFSRACSAGFNPDTDLEKVGIANQTTMLKSETEQIGKLFERTMMRKYGPDTLNQHFISFNTICDATQERQDAMFQLVEEKLDLMVVIGGFNSSNTTHLQEIAIEHQIPSYHIDSANRIGTANQIEHRLLSGEVTATENWLPSGKITVGITSGASTPDKVVADVVEKIFALKM, encoded by the coding sequence ATGGATACGAAAGCTTTTAAACGATCGCTCCAACACTCGGAAAACTATCATCGTAAAGGGTTCGGTCATGAAGCTGAAGTTTCTGGGATGTTGCAGTCGGAATATCAAAGCAATCTGGTGCAGCAAATCCGAGATAACGGCTATACTCTGCAACAAGGTGATGTAACAATTCGCTTAGCAGAGGCATTTGGTTTTTGCTGGGGGGTAGAACGAGCTGTAGCAATGGCATACGAGACGCGCCAACATTTCCCCACGCAGCGGATCTGGATTACCAACGAAATCATCCACAACCCCTCTGTTAACCAGCGGTTGCAGGAAATGCAAGTCGGGTTCATTCCAGTTGTCGCTGGGGTCAAAGATTTTTCAGTTGTAGAATCGGGAGATGTCGCGATCCTACCCGCTTTTGGGGCTAGCGTGCAGGAAATGCAGCTGCTTCAAGAGAAAAATTGCAAGATTGTCGATACGACTTGCCCTTGGGTTGCTAAAGTCTGGAATACTGTCGAAAAGCACAAGAAAAGCGAGTATACCTCGATTATTCACGGCAAGTACAATCACGAAGAAACAATTGCCACCAGTTCTTTTGCGAATAAGTATTTAGTCGTGCTAAACATGGCACAAGCCGAATATGTGTGCAATTACATTTTGAATGGTGGTAATCGCGACGAATTTATGGCAAAATTCAGCCGTGCTTGTTCGGCAGGATTCAATCCCGATACAGATCTCGAAAAAGTTGGGATTGCCAACCAAACCACCATGCTCAAAAGCGAAACCGAGCAAATCGGTAAACTATTCGAGCGCACGATGATGCGAAAGTACGGTCCCGATACGCTAAACCAACACTTTATCAGCTTTAACACCATTTGCGATGCTACCCAAGAACGGCAAGACGCGATGTTTCAATTAGTTGAAGAAAAGTTAGACCTGATGGTCGTCATTGGTGGTTTCAACTCTTCTAACACGACTCATTTACAAGAAATCGCGATCGAGCATCAAATTCCGTCCTATCACATCGACAGTGCCAACCGGATCGGTACAGCGAATCAGATCGAGCATCGCTTACTCAGTGGGGAGGTTACAGCCACAGAAAATTGGTTGCCCAGTGGCAAAATTACCGTAGGGATTACTTCCGGTGCTTCCACACCCGATAAAGTTGTGGCTGACGTGGTAGAGAAGATTTTTGCGCTCAAAATGTAG
- a CDS encoding DUF433 domain-containing protein yields the protein MEVTLNRHIEITPEIRGGKPRIAGTRITVAEIAMMYLRMGQSLELIAGKYNLSLASVHAAIAYYYDRQAEIEQQMQEDEAFVNALMRDRPSRLHAKLKALSLVLIYEVLSPDEMKGWIE from the coding sequence ATGGAAGTTACACTGAATCGGCACATTGAGATTACACCAGAAATACGGGGTGGCAAACCGCGCATAGCTGGAACTCGCATCACAGTAGCAGAGATTGCCATGATGTATCTACGCATGGGTCAATCCCTAGAATTAATTGCGGGCAAGTATAATTTATCCTTGGCATCTGTCCATGCAGCGATCGCTTATTATTACGATCGCCAAGCCGAAATCGAGCAGCAAATGCAGGAAGATGAAGCGTTTGTCAATGCCTTGATGCGCGATCGTCCTTCTCGGCTACACGCAAAACTGAAGGCTTTAAGTTTAGTTTTAATCTATGAAGTGCTGTCTCCTGATGAGATGAAAGGATGGATTGAGTAG
- a CDS encoding DevA family ABC transporter ATP-binding protein → MKEPAITIHNLNHYYGKGALRKQILFDINLEINAGEITLVTGASGSGKTTLLTLIGCLRSVQEGSLKILGKELFGTSEKQLVKFRRQIGYIFQAHNLLGFLTAKQNVQMSVELDRDLSSSSAEARSTTILQTVGLGHRIDYYPDNLSGGQKQRVAIARALVNHPKIVLADEPTAALDKQSGRDVVELMQSLAKEQGCTILMVTHDNRILDIADRIIEMEDGHLT, encoded by the coding sequence ATGAAAGAACCTGCGATCACTATCCATAATCTCAATCACTACTATGGCAAAGGGGCGCTAAGAAAACAGATATTATTCGATATTAATTTAGAGATTAACGCTGGAGAAATTACCCTCGTGACTGGAGCATCAGGATCGGGTAAAACGACATTACTGACTTTAATTGGTTGTTTGCGTTCCGTGCAAGAAGGAAGTTTAAAAATTTTAGGCAAAGAACTGTTTGGTACGAGCGAAAAACAGCTAGTAAAATTTCGGCGACAAATTGGTTATATCTTTCAAGCTCACAATTTATTAGGATTTTTAACAGCAAAACAAAACGTACAAATGTCAGTAGAATTAGACCGCGATCTATCTTCATCATCTGCTGAGGCTAGATCGACAACTATATTACAAACTGTAGGCTTAGGTCATCGAATTGATTACTATCCAGACAATCTTTCTGGAGGACAAAAACAACGAGTTGCGATCGCTCGTGCTTTGGTCAATCATCCAAAAATCGTCCTAGCAGACGAACCTACAGCTGCATTGGACAAGCAATCGGGACGCGATGTCGTCGAACTCATGCAATCTCTAGCTAAAGAACAAGGATGTACTATTTTGATGGTGACTCACGACAACAGAATTCTCGATATTGCCGATCGCATAATTGAAATGGAAGACGGTCATTTAACCTAA
- a CDS encoding aspartate carbamoyltransferase catalytic subunit translates to MIWNRHHILSLEDFTPEEYNTVLQTAASFREVLTRRTKKVPTLQGQVVTNLFFESSTRTRSSFELAAKRLSADTLNFTASTSSLTKGETILDTAKTYLAMGTDMMVIRHREAGVPQAIAAEMDRLNVRVGVLNAGDGQHEHPSQALLDLFTICTLLDPDRPRLELLQGKKIAIVGDILHSRVARSNIWSLTASGAEVHLAAPPTLLPQLFGEFVGEQGAGTSWELGAGRQGDKGAIPVTNHQPLATSHSPTTNSQFPNRKLFLHWQIEPALQDADFVMTLRLQRERMTQHLLPSIREYHQLFGITRDRLQFCKPDVKVLHPGPVNRGVEISSDLMDDPQFSLISQQVTSGVAVRMALLYLMGGGKV, encoded by the coding sequence ATGATCTGGAATCGCCATCACATTTTGTCTCTAGAAGATTTTACGCCGGAAGAATACAACACGGTGTTGCAGACCGCTGCCAGTTTTCGAGAGGTGTTGACGCGGCGGACGAAGAAAGTCCCAACCTTACAAGGACAGGTGGTAACGAATTTATTTTTTGAATCTTCGACTCGTACCCGCAGCAGTTTTGAATTAGCAGCCAAACGTTTATCGGCAGATACGCTAAACTTTACCGCCTCTACCTCTTCTTTGACGAAGGGGGAAACAATATTAGACACGGCAAAAACCTACTTGGCAATGGGAACCGATATGATGGTGATCCGCCATCGAGAAGCGGGAGTTCCTCAAGCGATCGCAGCTGAAATGGATCGCTTGAATGTCCGCGTCGGAGTCTTGAATGCTGGGGACGGACAGCACGAACATCCTTCTCAAGCTTTACTCGATCTATTTACAATTTGCACTCTGCTCGATCCCGATCGTCCGCGCTTGGAACTGTTACAGGGGAAAAAAATTGCGATCGTCGGGGATATCCTTCATTCACGGGTAGCGCGATCGAATATCTGGAGCTTAACCGCTAGCGGGGCAGAAGTCCACCTTGCTGCACCACCGACTTTGTTACCGCAGCTGTTTGGGGAGTTTGTTGGAGAGCAGGGAGCAGGGACGAGCTGGGAGCTGGGAGCAGGGAGACAAGGGGACAAGGGAGCAATTCCGGTCACCAACCACCAGCCACTAGCCACTAGCCACTCACCAACTACTAATTCCCAATTCCCAAATCGCAAATTATTCTTACATTGGCAAATCGAACCTGCATTACAAGATGCAGATTTTGTGATGACACTGCGGTTACAAAGGGAACGCATGACGCAGCACCTCTTACCCAGTATTAGAGAGTATCATCAGTTATTTGGCATTACGCGCGATCGCTTACAATTTTGTAAACCTGATGTCAAAGTTTTACACCCAGGTCCAGTCAATCGAGGTGTAGAAATTAGTTCCGATCTGATGGACGATCCCCAGTTCAGTCTGATTTCTCAGCAGGTGACGAGTGGGGTAGCGGTGCGGATGGCGCTGTTATATCTGATGGGTGGGGGTAAGGTTTAG
- a CDS encoding RidA family protein, translated as MNREIQRINPVGLYDPSPNGYTHVAIAPAGASIVYIAGQGGEDENGNLADDFATQLKQAFANLDIALNAAGARPEHVVKLTTLVVNHDESKLQQLGAEVKVRWGDRPPTQTLIPVPRLALDRMLFEVDAVAVLP; from the coding sequence ATGAATAGAGAAATTCAACGCATCAATCCAGTCGGGTTATACGATCCTTCTCCAAACGGTTACACGCATGTTGCGATCGCACCAGCAGGAGCAAGCATCGTTTATATTGCTGGTCAAGGTGGTGAGGACGAAAATGGCAATCTTGCTGATGACTTTGCCACCCAGTTAAAACAGGCTTTTGCCAATCTTGACATCGCTTTGAATGCGGCTGGTGCGCGCCCAGAACATGTGGTGAAGCTGACTACGCTGGTGGTGAATCATGACGAGTCTAAACTACAGCAATTAGGAGCTGAGGTAAAGGTAAGGTGGGGCGATCGCCCACCAACCCAAACTTTAATTCCAGTGCCAAGATTAGCCCTCGATCGCATGTTATTTGAAGTTGATGCCGTAGCAGTATTACCCTAG
- a CDS encoding GAF domain-containing protein, with translation MTNDNPKNMPKTQDPSSQSKNGKANSSTTLGTDSHQGDLKKSNTLRPIQQMRSWNLKLKATIAAVVASALPALVVGTTNYLGTQAIHKQVTQARQQNVAELTTTENALQRQLQSQVLETGLIAAWAAAIAFFLVHRAIRPVLDATAVSTKLVNRLSQEDLDARDRVAGQDELVALESNISAIEQQLPKLLWQQEAEAERARILMKIAHQIGESLSEADVLRTTVEEVRKAFKVDRVAIFRCHNDSLWDGTFVEESVASSYPKMLWATIDTNFFQEENIELYRHGRVQAIDNIYQADLPDARIGLLERFAIASQLSAPIIKDNRLYGLLIANQCKQSRSWQHSEIDLIAHVAAQVGFALKHADLLEQIDTKAKQAKLSIDITRRIRASLNEEDILKTTVEEVRKAMKTDRVIVYGFDFNWYGTVIAESVVPGFPKAMWAQIQDPCFAEDYVDKYQQGRINAIEDIHAANLSECYLQQLEPFAVKANLVAPILKDDRLFGLLIAHECARTRHWQQWEIDLFTQLAAQVGFALDHARLLQRIDAEGSRSQLLAQVTRRIRASLNEEDILKTTVEEVRKAVKTDRVLVYGFDADWYGTVIAESVLPGFPKAMWAQIQDPCFAHGYVEKYQQGRVNAIDDIYAADLSECYLQQLEPFAVRANLVAPILKGDRLFGLLIAHECAKPRHWQQWEIDLFTQLATQVGFALDHARLLNQIDRAYQTATATSQEERQQKEGLQRQISEMLRSSQTSVKTLSQEAIAQMDSVTLAYDRVQAVAQVTEKIVATVQEAERQIQPAKPTVETGEGVVEQTINTIVATQTAIFEVTQKLDRLDRSTQKLPQAIEIIGQVMYQLQLQAMNIKFAVSRTTNGDNSEFVPIAEKLLASIGQLETEFTQMKLLVANVQADTREAAIAIEGTEQAIVKRQVIEETQQKLNQIAAFSAQMISFFERVSQAAASQTQASAAANQAILQAANIASKTSERSMAMAESFTKLAAATQES, from the coding sequence ATGACAAATGACAACCCCAAGAATATGCCTAAGACTCAAGATCCTTCTTCTCAGTCCAAAAATGGTAAGGCAAATTCTAGTACCACTCTGGGTACAGACTCTCATCAAGGGGACTTGAAGAAAAGCAACACGCTGCGACCAATTCAGCAGATGCGATCGTGGAATTTGAAATTGAAAGCAACGATCGCGGCTGTTGTTGCTAGCGCCCTTCCAGCATTGGTAGTTGGTACGACGAATTACTTGGGAACTCAGGCAATTCACAAACAAGTTACTCAAGCCAGACAGCAAAATGTCGCTGAGTTAACCACAACAGAAAATGCCCTGCAACGGCAACTACAATCGCAAGTACTGGAAACTGGATTAATCGCAGCTTGGGCGGCGGCGATCGCATTTTTTTTAGTGCATCGTGCGATTCGTCCAGTGCTAGATGCTACAGCAGTTTCTACTAAATTAGTCAATAGATTGAGTCAAGAAGATCTAGATGCTCGCGATCGCGTTGCTGGTCAAGACGAATTAGTTGCCCTAGAATCAAATATCAGCGCGATCGAACAACAATTGCCAAAACTGTTATGGCAGCAAGAAGCTGAAGCCGAACGTGCCAGAATCTTGATGAAGATCGCGCACCAGATCGGGGAATCGCTATCGGAAGCAGATGTCCTCAGAACGACTGTAGAAGAAGTCCGCAAAGCCTTTAAAGTCGATCGCGTCGCGATCTTTCGCTGTCATAATGACTCTTTATGGGATGGAACTTTTGTAGAAGAATCGGTAGCATCGAGCTATCCTAAAATGCTGTGGGCGACAATCGATACAAACTTTTTCCAAGAAGAAAACATCGAGTTATATCGCCACGGTCGCGTGCAGGCAATTGATAATATTTATCAAGCGGATCTACCTGATGCTCGGATTGGACTACTAGAGAGATTCGCGATCGCGTCACAATTAAGCGCGCCAATTATCAAAGACAATCGGCTATATGGCTTATTAATCGCCAATCAGTGTAAGCAGTCACGCTCCTGGCAGCACTCGGAAATCGATTTAATTGCCCATGTAGCGGCACAAGTCGGATTTGCCCTCAAACACGCTGATTTGCTCGAACAAATAGATACGAAAGCCAAGCAAGCCAAGCTATCGATCGATATTACCCGTCGAATTCGAGCTTCGCTCAACGAAGAGGATATTCTTAAAACTACCGTCGAAGAAGTCCGTAAAGCGATGAAAACAGATCGGGTCATCGTTTATGGCTTTGACTTCAATTGGTACGGTACGGTCATCGCTGAATCAGTCGTACCAGGGTTTCCCAAAGCTATGTGGGCGCAAATTCAAGACCCGTGCTTTGCTGAAGATTATGTAGATAAGTATCAGCAGGGTAGGATAAACGCGATCGAGGATATCCATGCTGCTAATTTAAGCGAGTGTTATTTACAACAACTCGAACCATTTGCAGTCAAGGCAAATTTAGTCGCACCCATACTCAAAGACGATCGCTTATTTGGCTTATTGATTGCCCATGAGTGTGCTAGAACCCGTCATTGGCAGCAATGGGAGATCGATTTATTTACCCAGTTAGCCGCTCAAGTCGGATTTGCCCTCGACCATGCTAGGTTGTTACAACGCATCGATGCTGAGGGTTCTCGCAGCCAATTACTCGCCCAGGTAACGCGCCGAATTCGAGCCTCGCTCAACGAAGAGGACATTCTCAAAACTACTGTCGAAGAAGTCCGCAAAGCGGTAAAAACAGATCGCGTGCTGGTGTATGGTTTTGACGCTGACTGGTACGGTACGGTCATCGCCGAATCAGTCTTACCAGGATTTCCCAAAGCTATGTGGGCGCAAATTCAAGACCCTTGTTTTGCACATGGTTATGTTGAAAAATATCAGCAGGGAAGGGTAAACGCGATCGATGATATCTATGCTGCGGATTTGAGCGAATGCTATTTGCAACAGCTAGAACCGTTTGCAGTCAGAGCAAATTTAGTTGCCCCGATTTTGAAGGGCGATCGCTTATTTGGTCTGTTAATCGCTCATGAGTGTGCCAAGCCGCGCCACTGGCAACAGTGGGAGATCGATCTATTTACCCAATTAGCCACTCAAGTCGGATTTGCCCTCGACCATGCTAGGTTGCTCAACCAAATTGATCGAGCCTATCAAACAGCTACAGCGACATCTCAAGAGGAACGCCAGCAAAAAGAGGGACTTCAGCGTCAGATATCAGAAATGCTGCGAAGTAGCCAAACCTCTGTCAAAACTCTTTCCCAAGAAGCGATCGCCCAAATGGATTCGGTTACACTTGCCTACGATCGCGTTCAGGCTGTCGCTCAAGTCACGGAAAAAATCGTGGCTACCGTCCAAGAAGCAGAACGCCAAATTCAACCAGCCAAACCCACAGTAGAAACTGGTGAAGGGGTTGTCGAGCAAACTATAAATACGATTGTGGCTACCCAAACAGCAATTTTTGAAGTTACTCAGAAGCTAGATCGACTCGATCGCTCGACCCAAAAATTACCGCAAGCAATTGAGATTATCGGTCAGGTCATGTATCAACTTCAGTTGCAAGCGATGAATATTAAATTTGCTGTCTCACGCACTACCAACGGAGACAATTCAGAGTTTGTTCCCATAGCAGAAAAATTGCTTGCTTCAATTGGGCAGTTAGAAACAGAATTTACTCAAATGAAACTTCTGGTGGCAAACGTTCAGGCAGATACCAGGGAAGCGGCGATCGCGATTGAGGGGACAGAACAGGCGATCGTTAAACGTCAAGTCATAGAAGAAACTCAGCAAAAACTCAATCAAATTGCTGCCTTCAGCGCCCAGATGATCTCATTTTTTGAACGGGTTTCCCAAGCTGCAGCCAGTCAAACACAGGCTTCGGCTGCTGCTAATCAAGCTATTTTGCAAGCAGCAAATATTGCTAGCAAGACTTCGGAGCGATCGATGGCAATGGCAGAATCTTTCACCAAACTCGCCGCCGCAACTCAAGAATCGTAA